One Akkermansiaceae bacterium genomic region harbors:
- the pheA gene encoding prephenate dehydratase, with translation MPLDNIRKKIDAIDQQLLDLLADRAGLVHEVGVIKKKEGLQIYAPEREDALLKRLAAMNKGRLPDRSVLAIYREIMSAALALEDDLKVAYLGPEGTWTHQAAIKKFGHSITYSPQANFADVFEQVARRKAHYGVVPIENSTEGAISHTLDLFVDSHLQICAQILLRIENGLMACIPRAQIKTLYSHPQVFGQCRNWILRNFPDADLVEVSSTTKAAMLARQNAADGAAALGGKLAAELNDLDILEESIQDRATNTTRFLVIGEKTCPATGNDRTSILFSIHDRPGSLVKALQAFDKLNVNMSKIESRPSKQRDWEYIFYVDLAGHCTDPAVSDALLELEKHCSLVKMFGSYPDSDE, from the coding sequence GTGCCACTCGACAACATACGTAAAAAAATCGACGCCATCGATCAACAACTGCTCGACCTTCTAGCGGATCGCGCCGGTCTCGTTCACGAAGTCGGTGTGATCAAAAAAAAGGAGGGGCTGCAAATCTATGCCCCGGAGCGTGAGGATGCATTGCTCAAACGCTTGGCAGCCATGAACAAGGGGCGGCTCCCGGACCGATCCGTGCTTGCCATCTACCGCGAGATCATGTCCGCGGCACTTGCCCTCGAAGACGACCTCAAGGTCGCCTACCTGGGGCCCGAAGGCACCTGGACCCACCAGGCAGCCATCAAAAAATTCGGCCACTCGATCACCTACTCCCCTCAAGCCAACTTTGCCGATGTTTTTGAACAGGTGGCACGCCGCAAGGCGCACTATGGTGTGGTTCCCATCGAGAACTCGACCGAAGGAGCCATATCACACACGCTTGACCTCTTTGTTGACTCCCATCTTCAGATCTGTGCCCAGATTTTACTCCGTATCGAGAATGGTCTGATGGCCTGTATTCCACGTGCCCAAATCAAGACCCTCTATTCACACCCACAAGTCTTTGGCCAATGCCGCAACTGGATACTTCGCAATTTCCCCGACGCGGATCTAGTGGAGGTTTCCTCCACGACCAAAGCCGCGATGCTCGCACGCCAAAATGCGGCCGATGGTGCTGCGGCACTCGGCGGCAAACTTGCCGCCGAATTAAACGATCTCGATATCCTTGAAGAGTCGATCCAGGACCGGGCGACCAATACCACGCGCTTCCTGGTCATCGGTGAAAAGACCTGCCCGGCGACGGGTAATGACCGCACCTCCATCCTCTTTTCCATCCATGACCGACCTGGCTCCCTGGTCAAGGCGCTACAGGCCTTCGACAAGCTCAACGTCAACATGAGCAAGATCGAATCGCGCCCATCCAAGCAGCGCGACTGGGAATACATCTTCTATGTCGATCTTGCAGGCCATTGCACCGACCCCGCCGTATCCGATGCCCTGCTGGAACTTGAGAAACACTGTTCTTTGGTAAAAATGTTCGGCAGCTACCCGGACTCGGATGAGTAA
- a CDS encoding 5-formyltetrahydrofolate cyclo-ligase, producing MRLEMRTRLGGLPQADIAAGSEMICRHLSRAGFMLASVQTIAVYASHGPEVSLASLASLLPDKRLVYPLCHAPRRLSFHHVTRLSELSAGTLGIPEPNAGLHPEVALADIDLILCPGLCFGLDGSRLGHGGGYYDRALEHYSGVVCGVALEQQIKPSVPHDDHDILMDWLVTENGIKLPHSRPR from the coding sequence ATGCGTTTGGAAATGCGCACCCGGCTCGGTGGATTACCGCAGGCAGATATTGCCGCTGGTTCGGAAATGATTTGCCGTCACCTCTCTCGCGCTGGGTTCATGCTGGCATCCGTGCAAACGATCGCTGTGTATGCCTCCCACGGGCCCGAAGTATCGCTGGCCAGCCTCGCCTCGCTTCTCCCGGACAAACGGCTCGTCTATCCTCTGTGCCATGCACCGCGTCGCCTGTCGTTCCACCACGTCACACGCCTATCAGAACTGTCAGCGGGCACGCTGGGCATCCCTGAACCGAATGCCGGATTGCATCCTGAGGTTGCCCTCGCGGACATCGACCTGATATTGTGCCCCGGCCTGTGCTTCGGTTTGGATGGCTCGAGACTGGGCCATGGGGGGGGCTATTATGACCGTGCCCTTGAGCACTATTCCGGGGTGGTCTGCGGGGTTGCCCTGGAACAACAAATCAAACCCAGCGTGCCTCATGATGACCACGATATCCTGATGGACTGGTTGGTTACCGAAAACGGAATCAAGCTTCCGCACTCCAGACCTCGTTGA
- the ybeY gene encoding rRNA maturation RNase YbeY — MSQPPELSVFNHQGVIKLPPALLGRLETSGQLAVTMALGYAKEYDSALSQLETVEVSIVDDQTIADVHLRFMDIPGATDVITFDHGEIHVSAETARAQATEFDNGFERELMLYIVHGLLHLAGHEDATSEGRATMDTLQQSILNEVWSAEA, encoded by the coding sequence ATGTCACAGCCTCCAGAGCTTTCTGTTTTCAACCACCAAGGGGTGATCAAATTACCACCTGCCTTGTTGGGCCGATTGGAAACCTCGGGCCAGCTGGCTGTCACCATGGCTCTCGGCTATGCCAAAGAATACGACTCTGCTTTGTCACAGCTGGAAACGGTCGAGGTCAGCATCGTCGATGATCAGACGATTGCTGACGTGCACCTGCGTTTTATGGATATTCCGGGAGCAACGGATGTCATTACCTTTGATCATGGCGAGATTCATGTGAGTGCGGAAACGGCGCGTGCGCAGGCGACGGAATTTGATAATGGCTTCGAGCGGGAGCTGATGCTCTACATCGTTCATGGCCTGCTTCACTTGGCTGGACATGAAGATGCGACAAGTGAGGGGAGGGCGACGATGGACACCCTCCAGCAGTCGATTCTCAACGAGGTCTGGAGTGCGGAAGCTTGA
- a CDS encoding HDIG domain-containing protein, translating into MGFIDSFKRWRLAKRGMSSGKKRRTSTTSENAMVDSMERSVWMKLLIYPAFAALVCLIAAFYVSDQTLFHGSGMRRSLICMILAAGVVLIYHTRHSLKIGNGQVVLIFGGIVVHVALLRATCYLVDANHWPVDYRILLPPLAFAPMVNSVLAGRHAGAFSALSVSLFGCLLLPVQEIFGFLTISLIVGIMAVALTRRVRRRGNLLRAGFYVGLTTFLLALVFDKIDLGLLADGDKVSAEGTKIIIVLLGGLLTGMVVSGLLPALESLFAITTNISWLEMSDLNHKLLRQLQLEAPGTYHHSMVVATLAESAAEEVGANASMCRVCSYFHDIGKLNKPEYFIENQGDQNPHDTLTPTMSAIVIIAHVKDGVDMAIKHKLNPKIIEVIREHHGDSLVQYFYHKAREQRLEVERKVEEGIENKEDLPDVDTKSFRYPGPCPSSRESGIISLADAVESASRSLKKPTPQKIRNLVDDIVMARVTSGQLDRSDLTMGDIKKACESFASTLRSMMHTRIDYPKDDEAAKKKSKEGSQENQKPPTRQATATQPMKQLSRVHY; encoded by the coding sequence ATGGGATTTATTGATTCTTTCAAGCGATGGCGCCTTGCTAAAAGGGGGATGTCATCCGGCAAGAAACGCCGCACCTCCACCACAAGTGAAAACGCCATGGTGGACTCCATGGAGCGCAGTGTGTGGATGAAGCTGCTCATCTACCCCGCCTTTGCCGCCCTGGTCTGTCTGATTGCAGCGTTCTATGTTTCGGATCAAACATTGTTCCATGGGAGCGGCATGCGCCGAAGCCTGATCTGTATGATCCTGGCCGCCGGGGTGGTCCTCATTTATCATACACGACACAGTTTAAAGATCGGCAATGGCCAGGTAGTCCTCATTTTTGGTGGTATCGTGGTGCATGTGGCTTTGTTGCGGGCTACGTGTTATCTTGTCGATGCCAACCATTGGCCCGTTGATTACCGTATTTTACTACCGCCGCTGGCCTTCGCTCCGATGGTGAATTCCGTGTTGGCGGGACGCCATGCCGGGGCGTTTTCAGCACTCAGTGTTAGTTTGTTCGGTTGTTTGCTGCTGCCGGTGCAGGAAATTTTCGGCTTTCTGACCATCAGTCTGATTGTAGGCATCATGGCGGTGGCGCTGACCCGTCGTGTCAGGCGGCGTGGCAATCTACTACGCGCCGGGTTTTATGTGGGCCTGACAACATTCCTGCTGGCACTGGTTTTTGATAAAATAGACCTCGGCTTGCTGGCCGATGGCGACAAGGTTTCGGCTGAGGGAACCAAAATCATCATCGTCCTTCTCGGTGGGCTTCTCACCGGCATGGTGGTAAGCGGTCTCCTGCCAGCCCTGGAAAGCCTCTTTGCCATCACCACGAACATCAGCTGGCTGGAGATGAGCGACCTGAACCACAAGCTGCTGCGTCAGCTCCAGCTTGAGGCTCCAGGGACATATCACCATAGTATGGTGGTAGCCACGCTTGCCGAATCAGCAGCCGAGGAAGTGGGTGCCAATGCCTCGATGTGCCGTGTCTGCTCCTATTTCCATGATATCGGTAAACTCAACAAACCGGAGTATTTCATCGAAAACCAGGGGGATCAAAACCCGCATGATACCCTGACTCCCACCATGAGTGCCATCGTGATCATCGCCCATGTGAAGGATGGCGTGGACATGGCAATCAAACATAAGTTGAACCCGAAAATCATCGAGGTGATCCGCGAACATCACGGCGACTCGCTGGTCCAGTACTTCTATCACAAGGCACGTGAGCAACGGCTCGAAGTCGAGAGGAAGGTCGAGGAGGGAATTGAAAACAAGGAAGACCTTCCCGATGTGGATACCAAAAGTTTCCGTTACCCGGGACCGTGCCCCAGTAGCCGTGAAAGCGGTATTATCAGCCTGGCCGATGCTGTGGAAAGTGCCTCCAGAAGCCTGAAAAAACCCACCCCCCAGAAGATCCGTAATCTGGTGGATGATATCGTCATGGCCAGGGTGACCAGCGGCCAGCTTGACCGTAGTGACCTGACCATGGGGGATATTAAAAAAGCCTGCGAGAGCTTTGCCTCGACACTCCGGAGTATGATGCATACTCGCATCGATTATCCGAAGGATGACGAGGCGGCCAAAAAGAAATCCAAAGAGGGGAGCCAGGAAAATCAAAAACCCCCGACTCGCCAGGCAACGGCGACGCAGCCCATGAAGCAGCTCTCCAGGGTGCATTACTAA
- a CDS encoding ABC transporter permease subunit, with protein sequence MSELTYQKDDLPDRFGAMTVKELRQGLRRGMFIIPFIVIQVLAVFAMLAEFNMGDVEGFSDMTGMLNPALFFTSGPFWLVAGFICIVVMPLGGLALMGQELEEGNHELLLMTPLTRWRVVRGKFLAMWGLCLVTFVSLLPYLIVRYFIGGIDAWRNLVMAMTVVTASGIICAGSIGSSAFKTNLGKIAMIALFFGSMVLSWLAPMFGSHAVTDGCGVIYHINAFSYFACYTVFGLALARSRIRLVVHHYEVKPSWMVIGLLIFTPLVASMATAMTLGYGGFVGLIGMTLVAWYADVTPKAPSWMPAPEVNVPGQQRPQPTGAAPLAIPSAVPQTDQDPATVSTEPKTMVFPD encoded by the coding sequence GTGAGTGAACTAACCTATCAAAAAGATGACCTGCCGGACCGTTTTGGAGCGATGACGGTGAAAGAGCTGCGGCAAGGATTGCGCCGCGGCATGTTTATCATCCCGTTTATCGTGATTCAGGTGCTGGCGGTGTTTGCGATGCTGGCGGAGTTCAACATGGGGGATGTGGAGGGGTTCTCGGATATGACCGGTATGCTGAACCCGGCTTTGTTTTTTACCTCGGGACCGTTTTGGCTGGTTGCGGGGTTCATCTGTATTGTGGTGATGCCGTTGGGCGGGCTTGCGCTGATGGGGCAGGAGCTTGAGGAGGGAAACCACGAGCTGTTGTTGATGACGCCACTGACGCGCTGGCGGGTGGTCAGGGGGAAGTTCCTTGCGATGTGGGGTTTGTGCCTGGTGACCTTTGTCTCCCTGCTCCCTTATCTGATCGTGCGTTACTTTATTGGCGGTATCGATGCGTGGCGCAATCTTGTGATGGCGATGACCGTGGTCACCGCCTCGGGGATCATCTGCGCCGGCTCCATCGGCTCGTCGGCCTTTAAAACCAATCTCGGAAAAATTGCGATGATAGCCTTGTTTTTTGGCTCGATGGTGTTGTCGTGGTTGGCACCGATGTTTGGCAGTCACGCCGTGACCGATGGGTGCGGGGTGATATACCATATCAACGCCTTCTCCTATTTCGCCTGTTACACGGTTTTTGGTTTGGCCCTGGCCAGATCGCGGATCCGGCTGGTCGTCCATCACTACGAGGTGAAACCAAGCTGGATGGTGATCGGCCTTTTGATATTCACCCCCCTCGTTGCATCCATGGCAACGGCGATGACGCTCGGCTACGGTGGCTTTGTCGGACTGATAGGTATGACCTTGGTGGCCTGGTATGCAGATGTCACGCCCAAGGCCCCCAGTTGGATGCCCGCGCCTGAGGTGAACGTGCCGGGGCAGCAGCGCCCCCAGCCAACAGGAGCCGCCCCTTTAGCCATCCCATCAGCTGTCCCACAGACCGACCAAGACCCGGCGACGGTTTCGACCGAGCCCAAGACGATGGTTTTTCCTGACTGA
- a CDS encoding UTP--glucose-1-phosphate uridylyltransferase, which produces MASQLVSIIVSTDPAERDVALASVCAELSLAGLLAECEGLDAFRRESGNLYDRVRALFFLYAIHRFHLPGKLDAQQVGSIPFKGYEHLLQRRFGEAIDLFLGAVRKQGPGDALASALASAYHQLAFQTLANQVRKSVRTVRGNQWMFRMGHPADHPLRIRPELVQPASDGALPILRERTPVRMDLSHSGWSDIFFLGMDYPEGARVLNVSVDLGVHGRDKTPRPPVEAYLRVIDEPVIRLTSVDLRASVRIDALGEVFDFAKDYLGLLKAAVIAAGIVPPGIEGSGMKLDQLLGRVFGPGRGFELVSSVNDIPKGSRLAVSTNLLAALIGALMRATGQTKSLTGPLEENERRLILARAILGEWIGGSGGGWQDSGGVWPGIKLITGEQAAETDPEYGVSRGRLMPVHHVFDDDEIPLASRQALQDSLVLVHGGMAQNVGPILEMVTEKYLLRSAAEWVGRKQALALLDELIDALKRGDIKALGDATTRNFYGPLQTIIPWATNLYTETLIENARDYFGGDFWGFWMLGGMSGGGMGFIFAPHRKQEGQEKMQQFMDAAKQRLQFALPFAMDPVVYDFSINPNGTCADLLCGRDSLLPPMFYQLNVPNMLQLDPAKLTSTQRGDLDHFAAASRDKPEFGNAIVQLFDTLFPKEGKAGEGADASLSQLLRENGFDRELHNQVRKDLLAGRIGLSQNRLPASSQITDVSPGDVTDITGEPLPRVAELTSLGNEALKNGQVAVVTLAAGAGSRWTGGAGTCKALNPFAPLDGKYRSFIETHLAKSRKTGAYSGSPVPHVITTSYLTNAPTAEFLSAAEMYHYPGQLLLSPGRSVGLRMVPTERDLRFAWEEMPQQRLDEQQQKMLDSLHAALINWAKSTGEASDYTDNLPLQCLHPVGHFFEIPNLILNGTLRELLLGQPQLTTLLLHNIDTLGANIDPLLLGLHLDQGNTLDFEVITRRLEDRGGGLARVNGRPRLVEGLAMPREETEFGLSYYNTLTTWIDIDKLLGVLGLTREDILENREALIAEAVRGLASRLPTYLTLKEVKKRWGHGQEDVYPVTQFEKIWGDMSTLSDVDCGYFVVPRLRGQQLKDPAQLDGWLRDGSADYIRSLCQWD; this is translated from the coding sequence ATGGCATCACAACTTGTTTCCATCATTGTATCAACCGACCCTGCTGAGCGGGATGTTGCACTTGCTTCAGTCTGTGCGGAGCTATCGCTGGCCGGGCTGCTTGCCGAGTGCGAAGGCCTCGATGCCTTTCGCAGGGAATCCGGGAACCTCTACGACCGGGTGAGGGCACTCTTTTTTCTCTATGCGATCCACCGGTTTCATTTGCCTGGGAAACTCGATGCCCAACAGGTGGGAAGCATTCCATTCAAAGGTTATGAACACCTGTTGCAGAGGCGTTTTGGCGAGGCGATCGACCTGTTTCTTGGCGCGGTGCGCAAACAGGGACCCGGCGACGCGCTTGCCTCAGCGCTCGCCTCGGCCTACCACCAGCTGGCATTCCAGACCCTGGCAAACCAGGTAAGGAAATCGGTGCGCACGGTGAGGGGGAACCAGTGGATGTTCCGTATGGGCCACCCTGCCGACCATCCGCTCCGTATTCGCCCCGAACTCGTGCAGCCCGCGAGCGATGGTGCCCTGCCGATCCTGCGCGAGAGGACGCCGGTGCGGATGGACCTCTCCCACTCGGGGTGGTCAGATATTTTTTTCCTAGGGATGGACTATCCCGAGGGGGCGCGCGTGCTGAATGTCTCGGTGGATCTGGGCGTGCATGGTCGGGACAAAACGCCAAGGCCACCGGTGGAAGCCTACTTACGGGTGATCGATGAGCCGGTGATTCGACTGACTTCGGTCGACCTTCGTGCCAGCGTAAGAATCGACGCGCTCGGGGAGGTGTTTGACTTTGCCAAGGATTATCTGGGTTTGTTAAAAGCAGCCGTGATAGCAGCGGGGATTGTCCCTCCTGGTATTGAAGGTTCCGGTATGAAGCTCGACCAGTTGTTAGGTCGTGTTTTTGGTCCTGGTAGGGGATTTGAACTGGTCTCCTCCGTTAATGATATTCCGAAGGGTTCCCGCCTGGCGGTTTCGACCAATTTGCTCGCAGCCCTCATCGGCGCGCTGATGCGTGCGACGGGGCAAACCAAATCGCTCACCGGCCCACTGGAGGAAAACGAGCGTCGCCTGATTCTGGCGCGTGCCATCCTTGGTGAATGGATTGGTGGCTCTGGCGGCGGTTGGCAGGATTCCGGCGGCGTCTGGCCCGGCATCAAACTCATCACCGGTGAGCAGGCGGCTGAGACGGACCCTGAATATGGTGTGTCCCGCGGTCGGTTGATGCCGGTGCACCACGTTTTTGACGACGATGAAATCCCGTTGGCTTCCCGGCAAGCGTTGCAGGATTCGTTGGTGCTCGTCCACGGCGGGATGGCGCAGAATGTGGGCCCGATCCTCGAAATGGTGACTGAAAAGTATCTGTTACGCTCGGCTGCTGAGTGGGTGGGGCGGAAGCAGGCGCTGGCGTTGCTCGATGAGCTGATCGATGCTCTCAAGCGTGGTGACATCAAAGCGCTCGGTGATGCCACAACACGCAATTTTTACGGTCCCTTGCAGACCATCATTCCCTGGGCCACCAACCTGTATACCGAAACCCTGATAGAAAACGCCCGTGACTACTTCGGCGGGGATTTCTGGGGATTCTGGATGTTAGGTGGCATGTCGGGTGGTGGTATGGGTTTCATTTTTGCACCACACCGCAAGCAGGAGGGACAGGAAAAGATGCAGCAGTTTATGGATGCGGCCAAACAGCGCCTACAGTTCGCCCTGCCCTTTGCCATGGACCCTGTGGTCTACGATTTTTCGATCAACCCGAACGGCACTTGTGCCGACCTGTTATGTGGCAGGGATTCGCTGCTGCCGCCGATGTTTTACCAGCTCAATGTGCCTAACATGTTGCAGCTTGATCCTGCCAAGCTCACATCCACCCAGCGGGGGGATTTGGATCACTTTGCGGCGGCATCACGTGATAAACCTGAATTCGGCAATGCGATTGTCCAGTTGTTCGACACACTCTTTCCCAAGGAAGGCAAGGCAGGTGAGGGGGCGGATGCATCGTTAAGTCAATTGCTGCGGGAGAATGGCTTTGATCGTGAACTGCACAACCAGGTGCGCAAAGACCTGCTCGCAGGTCGTATCGGTCTTTCCCAGAATCGCCTCCCTGCCTCGTCCCAGATTACGGATGTCTCACCCGGTGACGTGACTGATATTACCGGTGAGCCTCTCCCGAGGGTTGCCGAATTGACCTCGCTCGGGAACGAGGCACTCAAAAACGGACAGGTGGCCGTGGTCACCTTGGCTGCCGGTGCCGGCTCGCGTTGGACCGGTGGGGCCGGAACATGCAAGGCGCTGAATCCATTTGCTCCGTTAGATGGTAAATACCGGTCGTTTATCGAAACCCACCTGGCGAAGTCGCGTAAAACAGGTGCGTATTCCGGTTCGCCGGTCCCTCATGTGATCACGACATCCTACCTGACCAATGCACCGACCGCTGAATTTCTATCCGCCGCTGAAATGTACCATTACCCTGGCCAGCTGTTGCTCTCCCCCGGAAGATCGGTGGGCCTGCGCATGGTTCCCACCGAGCGGGACCTGCGATTTGCCTGGGAGGAAATGCCCCAGCAACGCCTCGATGAACAGCAGCAGAAGATGCTCGACTCCCTGCATGCGGCCTTGATCAACTGGGCAAAGTCAACGGGTGAAGCGTCCGACTACACCGACAACCTACCGCTCCAATGCCTCCACCCGGTCGGTCATTTCTTTGAGATACCCAATCTTATTTTGAATGGAACCCTCCGTGAACTGCTGCTGGGCCAGCCACAGCTCACAACTTTGCTACTTCATAACATCGATACCCTGGGTGCCAATATCGATCCTTTGTTGTTGGGCTTGCACCTTGACCAGGGAAATACGCTCGACTTCGAAGTGATCACACGCCGGCTCGAGGACCGGGGTGGGGGACTGGCCAGGGTCAATGGCCGGCCGCGCCTCGTCGAGGGCCTGGCGATGCCCCGCGAGGAGACCGAATTCGGCCTGTCCTATTATAACACCCTGACAACATGGATCGATATTGACAAGCTGCTCGGCGTCCTCGGACTGACCCGAGAAGATATTCTTGAAAACAGGGAGGCTCTGATCGCAGAGGCCGTGCGCGGTCTGGCATCGCGCCTCCCCACGTATTTGACCCTCAAGGAGGTTAAAAAACGATGGGGGCACGGACAGGAGGATGTTTATCCGGTGACACAGTTCGAAAAAATCTGGGGCGACATGTCGACCCTGTCCGATGTTGACTGCGGGTATTTTGTCGTGCCGCGGTTGCGTGGCCAACAACTCAAGGACCCGGCCCAGCTCGATGGATGGCTGCGGGATGGCTCGGCTGATTATATCCGTTCTCTCTGTCAGTGGGACTAA
- a CDS encoding UTP--glucose-1-phosphate uridylyltransferase, whose amino-acid sequence MKPRKALITAANPAEQHLPLQTITNAVGESKSVIENSLDELFASGIESVAIVVVPGAVGAYRAAAGAHAGAIQFIEQESPRGYGHAVWCAREFLHGEAFVLIVGDHLFMSHTDEPCVKQLLAQASEHDAYFSAVQVTDESQLHLYGTIGARRDPSQPSLFEVNAIIEKPTPTLAEQELIIPGLRHGKYLCFFGIQVLKPSIIDLLDRQVAGLQEGEKLGLTPALAEIARSEQFLAAELKGTRFNLGERHGLLRAQIALALAGPHRDDMLVSLIELLSVAKS is encoded by the coding sequence ATGAAGCCTCGTAAAGCCCTTATTACCGCTGCCAATCCGGCAGAACAACATCTCCCACTTCAAACCATCACCAACGCGGTCGGTGAGTCCAAATCAGTGATCGAGAATTCCCTGGATGAACTGTTTGCCTCGGGGATCGAGTCGGTAGCCATTGTAGTCGTTCCCGGAGCTGTAGGCGCTTACAGAGCTGCTGCCGGGGCGCATGCTGGAGCGATTCAATTCATTGAACAGGAATCCCCCAGGGGCTACGGTCACGCCGTCTGGTGTGCCCGTGAGTTTTTGCATGGTGAAGCCTTTGTTTTGATTGTGGGCGACCATTTGTTTATGAGCCATACGGATGAACCCTGTGTCAAACAGCTACTGGCGCAGGCCTCTGAGCACGATGCGTATTTCTCGGCCGTCCAGGTGACGGATGAGAGCCAGCTGCATCTTTACGGGACTATAGGCGCCCGCCGGGACCCTTCCCAGCCGTCTCTCTTTGAAGTGAATGCGATCATTGAAAAACCTACCCCGACACTGGCGGAACAGGAGCTGATCATCCCGGGTTTGCGGCATGGGAAGTATCTCTGTTTTTTTGGAATCCAAGTGCTGAAGCCTTCGATTATTGATCTGCTGGATCGTCAGGTGGCCGGGTTGCAAGAAGGCGAGAAGCTGGGGCTGACACCTGCACTGGCAGAGATTGCCCGGTCGGAACAATTTCTGGCTGCCGAGCTGAAGGGGACGCGGTTCAACCTGGGGGAAAGACATGGTTTGTTACGGGCTCAAATTGCGCTGGCGCTGGCCGGTCCCCACCGGGACGACATGCTGGTTTCCCTGATCGAGCTGTTATCTGTCGCCAAATCCTAG